The Natrinema salaciae genome includes a window with the following:
- the hmgB gene encoding hydroxymethylglutaryl-CoA synthase yields MTAVGIDAVEIWTGNLKLDLPGTFAPEKGEDPEKYTKGLGLNASSFPDSYEDIVTMGANAAHRLMERKGLEPDDIGRIDVATESAFDNSKPVSTYVAGCLEQVYEGDFHHANKGERKFACIAGTQSLDDAYNWIRAGRNRGRSALVIATDTALYARGDDGEATQGAGAVAMLISEDPNLVELSAEQGYGSADETDFLKPNQQFPSVDGKRSVQVYLARMREALEDFESVAGEVHEEDFTYAPFHTPFPGMVRKAALLAFRHITRNTDIEDELAEEIGRQPRPEAFDSDEAYHDALREYMDALKDTDRYAEWYDTTIDPTLTIAREVGNWYTGSVHVARASALQHALENGREMTGEKLLVGSYGSGAQAEIHAETIREGWEDEIEALNVDEQLAERYEMDWADYEEIHDAHNHEMDVDVEEFTTPSEEFVFDGWGRMGERKYRYVE; encoded by the coding sequence ATGACTGCAGTCGGTATCGACGCCGTCGAAATTTGGACCGGAAATCTCAAACTCGACCTTCCTGGCACGTTCGCCCCGGAGAAGGGCGAAGATCCGGAAAAGTATACGAAAGGACTCGGACTCAACGCCAGTTCGTTCCCCGACAGCTACGAGGACATCGTCACGATGGGGGCGAACGCCGCCCACCGATTGATGGAGCGGAAGGGCCTCGAGCCCGACGATATCGGTCGAATCGACGTCGCGACCGAGAGCGCGTTCGACAACTCGAAGCCGGTTTCGACGTACGTCGCTGGCTGCCTCGAGCAGGTCTACGAGGGTGACTTCCACCACGCGAACAAGGGCGAGCGGAAGTTCGCCTGTATCGCCGGGACGCAGAGTCTGGACGACGCGTACAACTGGATCCGCGCGGGCCGCAATCGCGGTCGCTCGGCACTGGTGATCGCGACCGACACGGCGCTGTACGCCCGCGGTGACGACGGCGAGGCGACCCAGGGTGCCGGTGCCGTCGCGATGCTCATCAGCGAGGATCCGAACCTCGTCGAACTCTCCGCCGAACAAGGGTACGGCTCGGCCGACGAGACCGACTTCCTCAAACCCAACCAGCAGTTCCCCTCGGTCGACGGCAAGCGCTCGGTGCAGGTCTACCTCGCACGGATGCGCGAGGCCCTCGAGGACTTCGAGAGCGTCGCGGGCGAGGTCCACGAGGAGGACTTCACGTACGCGCCCTTCCACACGCCGTTCCCCGGCATGGTCCGGAAGGCCGCGCTGCTCGCGTTCCGCCACATCACGCGGAACACGGACATCGAGGACGAACTGGCCGAAGAGATCGGTCGGCAGCCCCGTCCGGAGGCGTTCGACTCCGACGAGGCGTATCACGACGCCCTCCGGGAGTACATGGACGCCCTCAAGGACACCGACCGCTACGCCGAGTGGTACGACACGACCATCGATCCGACGCTGACGATCGCCCGCGAGGTCGGCAACTGGTACACCGGTTCCGTCCACGTCGCCCGCGCGAGCGCGCTCCAACACGCCCTCGAGAACGGGCGCGAGATGACCGGCGAGAAGTTGCTCGTCGGCTCCTACGGGAGCGGCGCGCAGGCGGAGATCCACGCCGAGACGATCCGGGAGGGATGGGAGGACGAGATCGAGGCCCTGAACGTCGACGAGCAGCTCGCCGAACGTTACGAAATGGACTGGGCGGACTACGAGGAGATCCACGACGCCCACAACCACGAGATGGACGTCGACGTCGAGGAGTTCACGACGCCGAGCGAGGAGTTCGTCTTCGACGGCTGGGGCCGTATGGGCGAGCGCAAGTATCGGTACGTGGAATAG
- a CDS encoding Na+/H+ antiporter NhaC family protein has translation MSETGDDPTDQFEQPDGDGPTVEFYGGRGMSAVPIAFFIVWAIVQTALWRIGDTGGLIVGILIGLILGMFFVRGNWQTYANTIFEGMTQPVAVTAIVAWIWAGMFAQLLQDGGFVGGLVWLADTAGVGAALFPAITFVLAAVFTTGIGTGYGATVAFVGLFFPAGVLLGANPVLLFGAILSGAIFGDNLAPVSDTTIVSAVTQDADIGGVVASRFKYVIIAALVAFLGYVAAGQAMTGLDISAEAQAIFLEGSEAIGLVHVVSMAAVIGAAVAGRHIVEAISWGIVIAIAFNLVFGLTTLGDIVMFNAPGDAPLAEPLQGLPILTVVSDPDAVGVTGSLMTGVAGFLELSILVLLIIGAAQIMIRGGAFEVLLEWSIENLATNVRNAELTMVGSAALINAIITINTAAEVAIGPYISKIGERFNLNGYRRANILDGQTAALGYIFPWSGGVLAGYSAMQNLPGEYDWFEQSMVVTPIDVVPFVFQGWLLVAVFVIAALTGFGREYVIDRESEEVARV, from the coding sequence ATGAGTGAGACCGGGGACGACCCGACGGACCAGTTCGAACAACCCGACGGCGACGGACCGACGGTCGAGTTCTACGGTGGCCGGGGGATGAGCGCGGTCCCGATCGCGTTCTTCATCGTCTGGGCGATCGTCCAGACCGCTCTCTGGCGGATCGGCGACACCGGCGGGCTCATCGTCGGTATCCTGATCGGCCTCATCCTCGGGATGTTCTTCGTACGGGGGAACTGGCAGACCTACGCCAACACGATCTTCGAGGGGATGACCCAGCCCGTCGCGGTGACGGCGATCGTCGCGTGGATCTGGGCTGGCATGTTCGCCCAGTTGTTACAGGACGGCGGCTTCGTCGGCGGCCTCGTCTGGCTTGCCGACACCGCGGGCGTCGGCGCGGCGCTGTTCCCCGCGATCACGTTCGTCCTCGCCGCCGTCTTCACGACGGGGATCGGGACGGGCTACGGCGCGACCGTGGCCTTCGTCGGCCTGTTCTTCCCGGCCGGCGTGTTGCTCGGCGCGAATCCGGTCTTGCTGTTCGGCGCGATCCTCTCCGGCGCGATCTTCGGCGACAACCTCGCGCCCGTCAGCGACACGACGATCGTCAGCGCCGTCACGCAGGATGCCGACATCGGCGGGGTCGTCGCCTCGCGGTTCAAGTACGTCATCATCGCCGCACTCGTCGCCTTCCTCGGCTACGTCGCCGCCGGCCAGGCGATGACCGGCCTCGACATCTCCGCCGAGGCCCAGGCGATCTTCCTCGAGGGGAGCGAGGCGATCGGCCTCGTTCACGTCGTCTCGATGGCCGCCGTCATCGGGGCAGCGGTCGCCGGCCGCCACATCGTCGAGGCGATCTCGTGGGGGATCGTCATCGCGATCGCCTTCAACCTCGTCTTCGGGCTGACGACCCTCGGCGACATCGTCATGTTCAACGCGCCCGGCGACGCGCCGCTGGCCGAACCGCTCCAGGGGCTTCCGATCCTCACGGTCGTCAGCGACCCTGACGCGGTCGGGGTCACCGGGAGCCTCATGACCGGCGTCGCCGGCTTCCTCGAGCTCTCGATCCTCGTCCTGCTGATCATCGGTGCGGCCCAGATCATGATCCGCGGGGGCGCGTTCGAGGTCCTGCTCGAGTGGTCGATCGAGAACCTCGCGACGAACGTCCGCAACGCCGAGTTGACGATGGTCGGCTCGGCGGCGCTGATCAACGCGATCATCACGATCAATACGGCCGCCGAGGTCGCGATCGGTCCTTACATCTCGAAGATCGGCGAGCGGTTCAATCTGAACGGCTACCGACGCGCCAACATTCTCGACGGCCAGACCGCCGCACTGGGCTACATTTTCCCGTGGTCGGGCGGCGTGCTCGCCGGCTACAGCGCGATGCAGAACCTGCCCGGTGAGTACGACTGGTTCGAACAGTCGATGGTCGTCACCCCGATCGACGTCGTCCCGTTCGTCTTCCAGGGGTGGCTACTGGTCGCGGTGTTCGTCATCGCGGCGCTGACCGGCTTCGGTCGCGAGTACGTTATCGACCGCGAGAGCGAGGAGGTGGCGCGCGTATGA
- a CDS encoding DUF7513 family protein — MSLLGKYLKGWTFRADRPSLEVGSEIDVFVAESNGTTGRAYIGDTELLVDGAGPDVVEKQARVRVTEFDETAASGRGEFVEVIGESSYTE, encoded by the coding sequence ATGAGCCTCCTCGGAAAGTACCTGAAAGGCTGGACGTTCCGGGCGGACAGGCCGTCTCTCGAGGTCGGAAGCGAGATCGACGTCTTCGTCGCCGAGTCGAACGGCACCACCGGCCGTGCGTATATCGGCGATACGGAGCTGCTCGTCGACGGAGCCGGGCCGGACGTGGTCGAAAAGCAAGCGCGGGTCCGCGTGACCGAGTTCGACGAGACGGCCGCGAGCGGTCGCGGCGAGTTCGTCGAAGTCATCGGCGAGAGCTCCTACACCGAGTGA
- a CDS encoding CARDB domain-containing protein — MFRREDERAVTVQIGAVLLLAIVFTALALYQVNAVPAENGAVESEHNQQVRDEMQDLRNAIRNVGTSGGTESVAVTLGTQYPARTVSMNPPDPRGTLETTGNGTVRIDNASYVGSSDDYHGDPATMIEGDHATTTLVYEPDYNEYPNAPSTRIEHGYAFNDFEDATVPLTDQGLLNDGTIRLVLLEGALSESGSGAVSVDPTVLSGPSDAVPITAAEGAGNITITMPTHSPARWNETIGTTFDAGESDARVVAYADGELRIELADRAEEYALRMARVGIGDGGNRSDDYDVRRADDDSGDGGRSPAYHVDWQDPSGQSGVDDDRCDADSCTVVGDSVDLSMTTDETAADASVEYAVNDTAVGALSSTEGRTDSSGTHGITFDVSSDATDSDSVLVYTSSGSDGDRIRLDISRESSFDVTITGTNEPVGENETLSVTAEIENVGGAADTQAVNLTIGDGVGEVDTEPVELAPGESDTVTLDWETTVGDAGTYDATVASEDARETNTVDVGEHSPPTASIDAATYRTSGPWWWPSYDVIVDWSASDDDELSGGSVNEVRLYDSSGTYIGSREISPSGTTDSGRVQVSDVRSNPDGWTAELELSNTHDIQDTDSETVTAS, encoded by the coding sequence ATGTTTCGCCGGGAAGACGAGCGCGCAGTGACCGTCCAGATCGGGGCGGTCCTCCTGCTGGCCATCGTCTTCACCGCGCTCGCCCTCTATCAGGTCAACGCCGTCCCCGCGGAGAACGGGGCGGTCGAGAGCGAGCACAACCAGCAGGTCCGCGACGAGATGCAGGACCTGCGGAACGCGATCCGAAACGTCGGGACGAGCGGCGGCACCGAGTCGGTGGCCGTCACCCTCGGCACCCAGTACCCGGCGCGAACGGTCTCGATGAACCCGCCCGATCCGAGGGGAACGCTCGAGACGACCGGTAACGGAACCGTGCGTATCGACAACGCCTCGTACGTCGGCTCCAGCGACGACTACCACGGGGACCCGGCGACGATGATCGAGGGAGACCACGCGACGACGACGCTGGTCTACGAGCCGGACTACAACGAGTATCCGAACGCACCGTCGACCAGAATCGAACACGGGTACGCGTTCAACGATTTCGAGGACGCGACCGTCCCGCTGACCGATCAGGGGCTGCTCAACGACGGGACGATCAGGCTCGTGCTGCTCGAGGGGGCGCTCTCCGAGTCGGGAAGCGGGGCGGTGTCGGTCGATCCGACGGTGCTCAGCGGTCCCAGCGACGCGGTACCGATAACTGCGGCCGAGGGGGCGGGCAACATCACGATCACGATGCCGACCCACTCGCCCGCGCGGTGGAACGAAACGATCGGGACGACGTTCGATGCCGGGGAATCCGACGCTCGAGTCGTCGCGTACGCCGACGGCGAGTTGCGGATCGAACTCGCCGACAGGGCCGAGGAGTACGCGCTCCGGATGGCTCGCGTCGGCATCGGCGACGGCGGCAACCGAAGCGACGACTACGACGTTCGGCGGGCGGACGACGATAGCGGCGATGGCGGCCGGAGCCCGGCGTATCACGTCGACTGGCAGGACCCGTCCGGACAGTCCGGCGTCGACGACGATCGGTGCGATGCGGACTCGTGTACCGTCGTCGGCGATTCGGTCGACCTCTCGATGACGACGGACGAAACCGCCGCCGACGCGTCCGTCGAGTACGCGGTGAACGATACCGCCGTCGGAGCCCTCTCGTCGACCGAGGGACGGACGGACTCCAGCGGGACGCACGGGATTACCTTCGACGTCAGTTCGGACGCGACGGATTCGGATTCCGTGCTCGTCTACACCTCGAGCGGGAGCGACGGCGATCGCATCCGCCTCGATATTTCACGCGAGTCGTCCTTCGACGTCACGATCACCGGAACGAACGAGCCGGTCGGCGAGAACGAGACGCTGTCAGTGACCGCGGAGATCGAAAACGTCGGGGGCGCGGCCGACACGCAAGCAGTGAATCTGACGATCGGTGACGGCGTCGGCGAGGTGGATACCGAACCCGTCGAACTGGCACCCGGCGAGTCCGACACGGTGACGCTTGACTGGGAGACGACGGTCGGCGATGCGGGAACGTACGACGCGACCGTGGCCAGCGAGGACGCCCGCGAAACGAACACGGTCGACGTCGGCGAGCACTCGCCGCCGACTGCATCGATCGACGCCGCGACGTACCGGACGAGCGGCCCGTGGTGGTGGCCGAGTTACGACGTGATAGTCGACTGGTCCGCCAGCGACGACGACGAACTGAGCGGCGGCTCGGTCAACGAAGTACGACTGTACGACTCGAGCGGGACCTACATCGGGAGCCGCGAGATATCGCCGAGCGGGACGACGGACAGCGGTCGCGTACAGGTTAGCGACGTCAGAAGCAACCCCGACGGCTGGACGGCGGAACTCGAGCTCTCGAACACGCACGACATCCAGGACACCGATTCCGAAACGGTTACTGCCAGCTGA
- a CDS encoding sensor histidine kinase: MQTDDQRGVLGLKSGLDALRSSPEFRGPVESLGDHDPTEHLAVIHESQAERLAAVVPFMRQGIERGERCLYIVNDRSESDLIEAMERGGIDVDAVLESGALTFRTVEDTYLRTGTFDPDDMLEYYADAIEAATAEYAGLRISAETTWILDEGTSLEKFMEYESRVNELFDGEDCIALCQYDRDVIPAEIICDVVRTHPHLVYDGAVCHNFYYTPPAEFFRPDSPDREVDRMLGTLHERTTAKVERNETIDALEESNDQLQRFAYIASHDLQEPLRMVSSYLQLLERNYRNELDADARDYIDFAVGGADRMREMIDDLLEFSRIDTGETTLEPVDCEGVIDTVLTDHQVQIEESGATIETGTLPTVEGDRTQLEQLFANLVGNAIKYRGNEPPEIEIDATERDGYWQLSVSDDGIGIDPEFTDQIFDVFNRLHTETEYSGTGIGLALCRKIATNHGGEIWVDTEPGEGSTFSVTLPRARHAD, from the coding sequence GTGCAGACCGATGACCAGCGTGGCGTCCTCGGATTGAAGAGCGGACTCGATGCACTGCGCTCGAGTCCGGAGTTCCGCGGCCCCGTCGAGTCGCTGGGAGACCACGACCCCACCGAACACCTCGCGGTAATTCACGAGAGCCAAGCCGAACGGCTCGCGGCCGTCGTCCCGTTCATGCGGCAGGGGATCGAGCGCGGCGAGCGCTGTCTGTACATCGTGAACGACCGCTCCGAGTCGGACCTGATCGAGGCGATGGAACGCGGCGGGATCGACGTCGACGCGGTCCTCGAGTCGGGCGCGCTTACGTTTCGTACGGTCGAGGACACCTATCTCAGAACCGGCACGTTCGATCCGGACGATATGCTCGAGTACTACGCCGACGCTATCGAGGCGGCGACGGCGGAGTACGCGGGCCTCCGCATCAGTGCCGAAACGACGTGGATACTCGATGAGGGAACGAGCCTCGAGAAGTTCATGGAGTACGAGAGCCGGGTGAACGAGCTGTTCGACGGCGAGGACTGCATCGCGCTGTGCCAGTACGATCGCGACGTAATTCCGGCCGAAATCATCTGCGATGTCGTTCGAACCCACCCGCATCTCGTCTACGACGGTGCGGTCTGTCACAACTTCTACTACACTCCGCCGGCGGAGTTCTTCCGCCCCGACAGTCCGGACCGCGAGGTCGACCGAATGCTCGGAACGCTCCACGAGCGAACGACCGCGAAAGTCGAACGCAACGAAACGATCGACGCGCTCGAGGAGTCCAACGATCAGCTACAGCGATTCGCCTATATCGCATCCCACGACCTGCAGGAGCCGTTACGGATGGTCTCGAGCTACCTCCAGCTCCTCGAGCGCAACTATCGGAACGAGCTCGACGCCGACGCGCGAGACTACATCGACTTCGCCGTCGGCGGTGCCGATCGGATGCGAGAGATGATCGACGACCTCCTCGAGTTCTCCCGGATCGACACGGGCGAGACGACGCTCGAGCCGGTCGACTGCGAGGGTGTTATCGACACCGTCCTCACCGACCACCAGGTGCAGATCGAGGAGAGCGGGGCGACGATCGAGACCGGAACGTTACCGACCGTCGAGGGCGACCGGACGCAACTCGAGCAGCTCTTTGCGAATCTCGTCGGCAACGCGATCAAGTATCGGGGGAACGAGCCACCGGAAATCGAGATCGATGCGACCGAGCGGGACGGCTACTGGCAGCTCTCGGTGTCGGACGACGGGATCGGAATCGACCCCGAATTCACCGACCAGATCTTCGACGTGTTCAATCGGCTCCACACGGAAACGGAGTATTCGGGGACGGGTATCGGGCTCGCGCTCTGTCGGAAGATCGCGACGAACCACGGCGGAGAGATCTGGGTCGACACCGAGCCCGGCGAGGGGTCGACGTTCTCGGTGACGCTCCCGAGGGCGCGGCACGCCGACTGA
- a CDS encoding NYN domain-containing protein, with product MFDRVRTRLAPDTPTRPTVGLFVDGPNVFRDKFDVDLDDLRDAARELGRVGVIRLYLDEHATPGLIQAAEARGFEVIVTSGDVDVKLAVDATALAGDGTIDRLAIASRDTDFKPVLEYAGTVGVETVAIAPGTHGRSDALRNAADDAVTLDV from the coding sequence ATGTTCGACCGCGTTCGCACCCGTCTCGCGCCCGATACCCCGACTCGGCCGACAGTGGGCCTGTTCGTCGACGGGCCGAACGTCTTCCGCGACAAGTTCGACGTCGACCTCGACGACCTCCGCGACGCGGCCCGCGAACTCGGCCGGGTCGGCGTCATCCGACTCTATCTCGACGAACACGCCACACCGGGACTCATCCAGGCCGCCGAAGCGCGGGGCTTCGAAGTGATCGTCACCAGCGGCGACGTCGACGTGAAACTCGCCGTCGACGCGACGGCGCTCGCGGGCGACGGCACCATCGATCGGCTCGCGATCGCCTCTCGTGATACGGATTTCAAGCCCGTCCTCGAGTACGCGGGTACCGTCGGCGTGGAGACGGTCGCGATCGCACCGGGGACCCACGGGCGCTCCGACGCGCTGCGGAACGCGGCCGACGACGCGGTCACGCTCGACGTCTAA
- a CDS encoding DUF2150 family protein — MSNPPTEFYSEERWQNWIDRIKDEDIDPEDESSARLLLNLQDDTAIAIAKIVAAYDDGELGQEETLAEINDVREIVLSEVDIEDEEKLILVDGVQTSLVCVFFAAEEYVANGPAEEGTVGDYLSAAADAEAEEDLDTALGYAAQAGTLIIDDQELDMTVAEDLEYGLVTEWINGLDSLQSAMSDPEVVEEDE, encoded by the coding sequence ATGAGCAATCCCCCGACCGAGTTCTACTCGGAGGAACGCTGGCAGAACTGGATCGATCGCATCAAAGACGAAGACATCGATCCGGAGGACGAATCGTCGGCGCGGCTCCTGTTGAACCTGCAGGACGACACGGCGATCGCGATCGCGAAGATCGTCGCCGCCTACGACGACGGGGAGCTCGGCCAGGAGGAGACGCTCGCGGAGATCAACGACGTCCGCGAGATCGTGCTCAGCGAGGTCGACATCGAGGACGAGGAGAAGCTGATTCTGGTCGACGGGGTCCAGACGAGCCTGGTCTGTGTCTTCTTTGCGGCCGAGGAGTACGTCGCGAACGGGCCGGCGGAAGAGGGCACCGTCGGCGACTATCTCAGCGCCGCGGCCGACGCCGAGGCCGAGGAGGACCTCGACACCGCGCTCGGCTACGCGGCCCAGGCGGGGACGCTCATCATCGACGATCAGGAACTCGACATGACCGTCGCCGAAGACCTCGAGTACGGACTCGTGACGGAGTGGATCAACGGCCTCGACAGCCTCCAGAGCGCAATGAGCGATCCGGAAGTCGTCGAGGAAGACGAGTAA
- a CDS encoding TatD family hydrolase, whose protein sequence is MIDETPVLDDHLHLDPDAHRGIDAVRDFARVGGTHLLVVNKPSWHLGVEAETGEDFRDVFERTVDIVADASSELEGRAWPVLGVHPGLISRLVDDRGFTPEAARDLMRAGIDVAAEYVESGDALALKSGRPHYEVGDDVWDASNAVMRRAFEHGAALECAVQLHAEASEDMTEVADWAEDAGMPAHRVVKHYAGGRLKGPTPSVMSEKDRLETAAERGEPFLMETDYIDDPDRPGAVLGPKTVPRRVRWLLENGREEAVRIAHIETPKRVYGIDTEATLASAE, encoded by the coding sequence ATGATCGACGAGACGCCGGTACTGGACGATCACCTCCACCTCGATCCGGACGCCCACCGCGGCATCGACGCCGTCCGAGACTTCGCCCGCGTCGGCGGGACCCACCTGCTCGTGGTGAACAAACCCTCCTGGCACCTCGGCGTCGAAGCGGAAACCGGCGAGGACTTTCGCGACGTCTTCGAGCGAACGGTCGACATCGTCGCGGACGCCTCGAGCGAACTCGAGGGTCGAGCGTGGCCGGTCCTCGGGGTCCACCCGGGCCTGATCTCGCGGCTGGTCGACGACCGCGGCTTCACGCCCGAGGCGGCTCGCGACCTCATGCGGGCCGGGATCGACGTCGCCGCGGAGTACGTCGAGTCGGGCGACGCGCTGGCGCTGAAGTCCGGCCGGCCGCACTACGAGGTCGGCGACGACGTCTGGGACGCCTCGAACGCGGTTATGCGACGGGCGTTCGAGCACGGCGCGGCCCTCGAGTGTGCCGTCCAACTCCACGCAGAGGCCAGCGAGGACATGACCGAGGTGGCCGACTGGGCGGAAGACGCCGGCATGCCGGCCCACCGCGTCGTCAAACACTACGCGGGCGGCCGCCTGAAGGGCCCGACGCCGAGCGTCATGAGCGAGAAGGATCGCCTCGAGACCGCCGCCGAGCGCGGCGAGCCGTTCCTGATGGAGACCGACTACATCGACGACCCCGACCGGCCGGGCGCGGTGCTCGGTCCCAAGACGGTTCCCCGTCGGGTCCGGTGGCTCCTCGAGAACGGCCGCGAGGAGGCGGTCCGGATCGCCCATATCGAGACGCCGAAGCGAGTCTACGGCATCGATACGGAAGCGACCCTGGCCTCGGCGGAGTAA
- a CDS encoding S8 family serine peptidase, giving the protein MSNDNHSHIDRRSVLQTVAGVSALIGFGGVTSATPGREPGAKKDELIVGVDSNVSDVEAAVERKIPSDATIVHTNDTLGYASVEMADQASTQSKATVERTLLDADEVQYTEDNVTYQALEAEPLETADSGGAAPLYTPDDPEFGNQYAPQQVNCEEAWETTLGDPDVTIAIVDQGIQYDHPDLAENMDDSVSNGGYDFVDDDKDPYPVSASENHGTHVGGIAAGGTDNGTGHAGISNCSLLSARALGDGGGGSLSDIADAVQWAADQGADVINMSLGGGGATDLMRQACQYAQSQGSLVVAAAGNDYGGPVSYPAAYDSVLAVSSLDQGETLSDFSNVGPEIELAAPGGNVLSSIPFDDYDTFGGTSMASPVVAGVAGLTLSAWPDLSNDELRDHLNQTAVDVGLAETEQGNGRVDAGNAVTTEPGTSPDPDPDPDPDPDPDPDPGECGNEVNTATGEGQLSGGWWGNPSDIYTYQLQTANPCSATVSIEGPSSADFDLYLTLDGRTPTTRDYDERSIDSGSTEAIDVDLSGDEEFGILVRRYSGSGSYTVSIEESGR; this is encoded by the coding sequence ATGTCGAACGATAATCATTCACACATCGACCGAAGATCGGTTTTGCAAACAGTTGCCGGGGTCAGTGCGCTGATCGGTTTCGGCGGCGTCACGTCCGCAACGCCGGGGCGCGAGCCGGGGGCGAAAAAAGACGAGCTCATCGTCGGCGTCGACTCCAACGTGTCGGACGTCGAAGCGGCAGTCGAACGGAAAATCCCGAGCGACGCGACGATCGTCCACACGAACGACACCCTCGGCTACGCGTCGGTAGAGATGGCCGACCAAGCCTCCACGCAGTCCAAGGCGACCGTCGAACGAACTCTCCTCGACGCCGACGAGGTGCAGTACACGGAAGACAACGTCACCTACCAGGCCCTCGAGGCGGAGCCGCTCGAGACGGCAGACAGCGGCGGCGCTGCGCCGCTGTACACGCCGGACGACCCGGAGTTCGGGAACCAGTACGCGCCACAGCAGGTCAACTGCGAGGAGGCCTGGGAGACGACGCTCGGCGATCCGGACGTGACGATCGCGATCGTCGATCAGGGCATTCAGTACGACCATCCCGACCTCGCGGAGAACATGGACGACAGCGTCTCGAACGGCGGCTACGACTTCGTCGATGACGACAAGGATCCGTACCCGGTGAGCGCGTCGGAGAACCACGGTACCCACGTCGGCGGCATCGCCGCCGGCGGCACCGACAACGGGACGGGACACGCCGGCATCTCGAACTGTTCGCTGCTCTCCGCCCGCGCGCTCGGAGACGGCGGCGGCGGGTCGCTCTCGGACATCGCCGACGCGGTCCAGTGGGCGGCCGATCAGGGTGCCGACGTCATCAACATGTCGCTCGGTGGCGGCGGCGCGACCGACCTGATGCGACAGGCCTGCCAGTACGCGCAATCGCAGGGCTCGCTGGTCGTTGCGGCCGCCGGCAACGATTACGGCGGCCCCGTCTCGTATCCGGCCGCCTACGACTCCGTCCTGGCCGTCTCGTCGCTCGATCAGGGCGAGACGCTGTCGGACTTCTCGAACGTCGGCCCGGAGATCGAACTGGCCGCACCCGGCGGCAACGTCCTCTCGTCGATCCCGTTCGACGACTACGATACCTTCGGCGGCACCTCGATGGCGTCACCGGTCGTCGCCGGTGTGGCTGGACTCACGCTGTCGGCGTGGCCGGACCTCTCGAACGACGAACTGCGCGATCATCTCAACCAGACGGCGGTCGACGTCGGGCTGGCGGAGACCGAGCAGGGCAACGGCCGCGTCGACGCCGGGAACGCCGTCACCACGGAACCGGGAACGTCACCCGATCCGGACCCAGACCCGGACCCGGACCCGGACCCGGACCCGGATCCCGGCGAGTGCGGTAACGAAGTCAACACGGCCACGGGAGAGGGGCAACTCAGTGGCGGCTGGTGGGGTAACCCGAGCGACATATACACCTACCAGCTTCAGACGGCGAATCCCTGCAGCGCCACCGTCTCCATCGAGGGCCCGTCGAGCGCCGACTTCGACCTCTACCTGACCCTCGATGGACGGACGCCGACGACGCGTGACTACGACGAACGATCGATCGACTCGGGTTCGACCGAAGCGATCGACGTCGACCTCTCGGGCGACGAAGAGTTCGGTATCCTCGTCAGGCGGTACAGCGGCAGCGGCTCCTACACGGTCTCCATCGAGGAGAGCGGCCGATAG